From one Synergistaceae bacterium genomic stretch:
- a CDS encoding YeeE/YedE family protein, translating to VGALGEGRLDALWGIAGMLVGAGIYAETFPYLQRTVLTWGDYGKITIPQVLGINHWLVIVTLILLTLLLFRWFEKKGL from the coding sequence TGTCGGCGCACTGGGTGAAGGACGTCTTGACGCCCTGTGGGGAATAGCTGGAATGTTGGTCGGTGCAGGGATATATGCGGAAACCTTTCCTTATTTACAGAGGACGGTACTGACCTGGGGAGACTATGGCAAAATTACGATCCCGCAAGTTCTCGGCATAAATCACTGGCTGGTTATCGTTACATTAATATTATTAACACTGCTGCTGTTTCGTTGGTTTGAGAAAAAAGGCCTGTAA